From the Vicingaceae bacterium genome, the window CTATTTTATTTTCATTTCAATTTTTATCTCAATTTTGCATCTCGCTAATCGCATAAATTCGTCGTTTATGCACGATTTTTTCGAACAAATTATCCGGGACCTTGCCGATAAGGGATTTTGCATCTCTTCTTTTCCCGACACCGATCTGTGCAACGACCTTAAAAACGAAGCTCTGCTACGCTATGATGAAGGATCTTTCCATCTAGCCTCTATAGGCAAATCTTTCAGAAACACTACCGACTTGTCTGTTCGCTCCGACAAAATCATCTGGATCGAACAAAATGCCCAAAAATTCTCCTCTGCCCTTCGATACTTGCATTTTCTCAATGAATTTGCAGTATACCTCAATCGTACTTGCTTTACAAACATCGGTGTCATTGAATGTTTTTATGCCTGCTACGCTCCGGGCAGTTTCTATAAAAAACATTTAGACCGATTCAAAAACAGCGACAACCGTCTTTTTACCGTCATTCTCTATCTCAATGATCATATCCTATCGTGCAACCAAGGCGGTCAACTTAGATTATACACAAATGATACAAATCATCTCGATATCATCCCTTCATTAGGAACTTGGGTAATTTTTGACTCTGGGCGTTTTTATCATGAAGTACTGACCTCCAATACCCATCGTTTTTCAATTACTGCTTTTATGAGAAGAAACAACCCCATGTCTTTTTGAATGTTCAATCTGAATTTTCTGATTTCATTTTTTTTTTTCGAAATTTGATAAAAAAATTTTATGTATTTCATACGGAATTTAGTCACATTGACTCTGGTATGCCTGGGTTCTACATTAATAGCCCAACAGCAAGCCGAACCATATGATTATGAGATTTCTGCTTCTAATGGCAATGAAACGTATTTAGGCAAAGGCAAAGTCATTGACAAACCTTTTTTTGCCTTCTTGCAAGACAGCGCTACCTACAGTCAATTTATTCTTGAAATGAACCGTCAATTGTTCGACCAACAAAAAACTCCCGTCGGATGGTGGAAGTATTTCGATACCGATGGTTCTATTATCATGGAAGGCGAATATGACAATGAAGGACACCGCACGGGTGAATGGAAATGGTATTACCGTAATGGCGCCCTTTTTGGTACCAAATATTATACCGACGGGCAACATACAGGCAAATGTGTATATTACTATCCCAATGGCAAAAAGTCAGAAGAGGGCACTTGCATCAACGATCTTAAAAAAACCCGGAGACATTACGACAAAAAAGAAAGATTGACCCAAAACGACGAATTTGATGAAACCGGTCAATCCATCTATAGCAAACTTTATTATCCCAATGGAAATTTGATGGCCGAAGGACGTTATGTTATGACGCAGCAACTCAACAAAAACGGTTTGCCTGTTTTTGTAAGGGATGG encodes:
- a CDS encoding oxidoreductase, whose translation is MHDFFEQIIRDLADKGFCISSFPDTDLCNDLKNEALLRYDEGSFHLASIGKSFRNTTDLSVRSDKIIWIEQNAQKFSSALRYLHFLNEFAVYLNRTCFTNIGVIECFYACYAPGSFYKKHLDRFKNSDNRLFTVILYLNDHILSCNQGGQLRLYTNDTNHLDIIPSLGTWVIFDSGRFYHEVLTSNTHRFSITAFMRRNNPMSF